In the genome of Burkholderia sp. PAMC 26561, the window TCGTCGCGGAAAACACGATCACGAGCATCACCAGACTGCCCAGCGCGGCAAACTTCTGTATCAGATCGCGGCGCCGTTCACGAGCGCGTGCGCGATCGGCATGAGCGGGGTCGGTAGTCATCTCAAGCATGGGTCGTCCGTCCTGATGCGTAGTGCATGATTTCTTCCTGATTGGTCTTGCGGGTCTCGAGTACGCCCGCTATTTCGCCTTCGTGGAACACCGCCACGCGATCGGTCATGCCCATGATCTCGGGCAGCTCGGAACTGATCAGGACAACGCCAATTCCCTGCGCTGCCAGCCGGTCCATCAGTTCATAAATGGCGTATTTCGCGCCGACGTCGATGCCGCGCGTGGGTTCATCGAAGAAAAGAATCTTCGATTCGCGGAACAGCCATTTGCTGATCACGACCTTCTGCTGGTTGCCCCCGGACAGATTGCGCGTGATCTGGTTCGCGCTCGGCGTACGGATGCCGAGCGCATCGATATATTTGCGTGCGACCTTCCCTTCTTCCTCGAAACGGATGAAACCGCCCGCGCCGGAAACCGCCCCCACGTTCGCAAGCGTGATGTTCTTCGCGACCGTCATCTGCAGCGCGAGCCCGTTGCCCTTGCGATCCTCCGAGAGATACGCAATGCCGTTGCGAATTGCATCGATAGGCGAATGAATCGACAGCTTCTCGCCTCGCAAATGCACTTCGCCACTGTCCACGGGGTCCGCACCGAATACCGCGCGCGCCACTTCGGTACGACCCGAACCCATCAGGCCCGCGAAGCCAAGAATCTCGCCGCGACGCAATTCGAAGCTCACCGGCCCGAACACTTCGCGGCGCTTGAGGCCGTTGACGCTCAAGAGGACCTCGGTAGTCGGCTGCGATTTGCGTTCGGGGAACACATCGTCGAGATCGCGGCCAACCATATGCGACACCACTTGTTCGATGGTCGTGGCCGCGAAGTCGTCGGTGGAAATCGTGCGGCCATCGCGCAGCACTGTCACGCGGTCCGCGATCTCAGCAAGCTCATCCAGCCGATGCGAGATGTACACGATCCCCACGCCGGACTTCCGCAACTCCTTGATGATCCGGAAAAGATGCACGGTCTCGGATTCGGTCAGCGACGACGTGGGTTCATCCATGATCAGAAGCCGCGCGTTGAGCGACAACGCCTTCGCGATCTCGATCATCTGCTGCTGCGCGACCGACAGCGATCCAACCAGCGTGCGGGGTTTCAGGGGCAAGCCGATCCGGTCGAGCGCGGCCTGCGAATCGGCGGCAAGCCGGGCGCGGTCGATAAATATCCCGCGCTTCGGCTCCCGCGCCAAGAAGATGTTTTCCGCGATCGACAGATGCGGGATCAGGTTCAGTTCCTGATGGATGATCGCGATGCCGGCGGCTTGCGCATCGAGCGTGGACGCGAAATGCTGCACGCGACCATCGAGATAAATCTCGCCTTCGTCCGGCCTGTACTGCCCGCTGACAATTTTCATCAACGTGGATTTCCCTGCGCCGTTCTCGCCGCAGATGGCGTGGACTTCGCCCGCACGGACATCGAAGCTCACGTTTTGCAGCGCGATCACGCCCGGGAAACGCTTGCCTACGCCGTTCAGGCGCAGCAAGGATTCCGCTGAACTGGCGGAAGGGGATGACACGTCCGGTTCGGCCGTTGCGTTCATTGCACGGCCCGACAGACTGACTGGGACGGATGCATCGGCTTTTGTCTCCTCGATGTGGGGCCTTCGCCCATGTCGTACCCGCTATCAAAGTGGTCAAGCCAATTTAGTGTTCGCGGCAATGGTTAGAAGAAGCGGCCTGACCTGCCGCTAATGATAATGGCGTTGGGCCTGTACTGGAATCGAGGTATTTACCCTTATATCCAAAGACATACGCTCCAAGCGATGCTGGCGCGAAATGGCGGCAAATTGGTCAAGCCACCTTACACGTTTCGACACGGACAACGCATCGGGCTCCATGACTTCTCTCGTAAAACCTGTTGAAACCCGGCGGCTGTATCAGTCCATCGCCGATCAGATCAACATGCTGATCCGTCACGGCAGCTTTCAGGCCGGCGCGCGGTTGCCACCGGAACGCGAACTGGCGCAGCAACTCGGGGTATCGCGTCCGTCGCTGCGCGAAGCATTGATTGCGCTGGAAATCCGAGGACAAGTCGAGATCCGCATGGGTTCGGGCGTGTACGTGTGCGAAGTCGGCAGCGAAACGTCGCCTTTGACTGCCATGGGAGAAAGCCCGACTGAACTGATGCAGGCGCGCGCCGCAATAGAAGGATCGGTAATCGTGCTGGCGTGCACACGGCTTACCTCCGATGGCACGGCCAAGCTGCAGAAAACAGTCGATGTCATGCGCGAGTTGATCGCAGCAGGCCGCTCGCCACTGGAACCGGATCGCCAGTTTCATATGACGATCGCGGACATAGCGGGAAATTCGGTGCTCACACGGCTCGTCGGCGAATTGTTCGATGGCCGCAACGATCCCATCGCAGCCAAAGCCAGCGTGCTTTCGGAAAACATCACGACGTGGGGCGTCGCGTTATCCGAGCACGAACGCATTCTAAGGACGCTCGAAGCACGCGACCCGATCGCGGCGCAGGCAGCGATCCGGTCGCATTTGAAAGCATCCGAGGAACGGTGGGTCGGCGACGCGTGAACTCATCCGCGAGATGATTCTTCTCCTGCGCCCTTCGTAACCCTCACAAAAACATCCCGCCAGAGCGGTTATCAGTTGTGTCGTTTTTTTTGCGCAATCAAATGATAACGATTCGCATTCATGTATAATCCGCTCGTTTGTTAGGTCTTGTTGTCCAGTTGTAAATCCAAACTCGCAAGCCAGACATAAACCCACTACAAAGCAGCGCTCCGTTGCCTATCGTTTGCCCGATGGACGACGGGGCGAAATCACGACCGCTTCGCTACTCCGCTCCTTCGATGCTTCCAATCAAACCGCAACCGCTTCGCGTCCGGCCCGTATCGGCCGCCGTCCGTCAGGTCTTTTTCCGCGCAGCGATGCCGCTCGCCATGGGTCTCGCCGGCGCAGCCGGTATTGCTCACGCGCAAAGCGACCCGACGACAGATGCCACCGACAAGACCCTGCCGGCCGTAAAAGTCCAGGGTGCCGCAGAAGCGCTCCCAGGTGACTTCGCGCCGACGTACAGTGGCGGTCAGGTCGCGCGGGGCGCGAGTTTCGGTGTGCTGGGCGACCAGAAGATGATCGACGTGCCCTTCAGCATGACCACGTACACCTCGAAGCTGATCGAAGACCAGCAAGCGCGAACCCTCGCCGATGTCCTCGACAACGATCCGTCCGTGCGCTCGAGCCTGGGCTTTGGCAACCAGTCGCAAGTGTTCGTGATCCGGGGCTTCCAGTTGAACGGCGACGACATCTCGCTCAACGGACTTTATGGCATTACGCCGCGTCAGCTCGTGGCAACCGAAACACTCGAACGCGTCGATGTCTTCAAGGGCGCAAATGCGTTCCTGAGCGGCGCGTCGCCGACCGGCTCCGCCATTGGCGGCGGCGTGAACCTGGAGCTGAAACGTGCCGGCGACAAACCCCTGACGCGCGTAACGGTGGAAGGCACGGCATCGGGCGAACTCGGCACGCACGTGGATGTAGGCCGCCGTTTTGGCAGCGAAGGCCAGTTTGGCGTGCGCGTGAACAGCTTCGTGCGCGACGGCGAAACCAGCGTCGACGATGAACACAAGCGCAGCACGGCCACGTCGGTATCGCTGGATTATCGTGGCGACAAACTGCGTCTCTACGGCGATTTCCTGTATCAACGCGAACGTGCGAACGAAGCGCGCCCCACGGTCAACCTGAGCGGCACGGACATCCTGATCCCGGCGGTTCCGTCGGCAACGCACAACTACGCACAGCCCTGGTCATTCACCGCGCTCGAAGACACGGTCGGCATTGCGCGCGCCGAATACGACTTCTTGCCGGGATGGACGGCGTATGTGGCGGGCGGCGTGCATCACGCGAACGAGCATGGCGATTATTCTTCGCCGAACTTCAACGGCGATACCGGATTGACCACGGCGTATCGCCTGGGCGTGCCGCGCAAGACCGATGCATTTTCGACCGAAGGCGGCGTGCATGGCCGCTTCGACACCGGCCCGGTCTCGCATTTCGTGACCCTGGGCGGGTCGCTGACCAGTATCGAAGACCGCTCGGCCTTCGACTTCTCTGGCACATTCAACACCGACCTCTACAACACGCCGCAGGTGCCGCGCCCGGGCGCGAGCCCGGTCGGCAACTTCGCCGATCCCTTCGTTACCGACCGCGCGTTGATCCGAAGCGTGGCGGTATCGGACACGCTGGGCTTTTTGCATGACCGCGTGCTCTTCACACTCGGCGCGCGCCGCCAGGAATTGCACCAGAACAACTACGCAACCGGGACCGGCGACCTCACGTCCTCGTATAACGACTCCATCACCACGCCGATTCTCGGACTCGTGATCAAGCCATGGGAAAACGTCGCGATCTTCGCCAATCGAAGCGAAGCGCTGGCCCAAGGGCAGGCGGCGCCGTCGACCGCGGTCAACTTCGGCACGAACCTCGCGCCATCGCGCTCGAAGCAGTACGAAGTCGGCGTGAAATACGACACGAACCATTTCGGCTCGACGTTCTCGGCCTATCAGATCGAAGAACCGACTGCGTACACGAACAGCGACATGGTGTTTGCAGCGAACGGGCGCGAGCGGCATCGCGGGCTTGAAGCGTCGATCACGGGTGAACCGTACAAGGGCGTGCGGCTGCTGGCGGGCGCGTCCTACATCCAGGCCGAGCTGCTCAACACCGTGGGCGGCCTGACCGACGGCAACCGTCCGACCGGCGTGCCCGCGTTCCTGTTCAATCTCGGCGCTGAATACGACCTGCCGATGGTGCCCGGCCTGACGTTCACCGCGCGCTACCTGCACACGGGCAAGCAATACTTCGATGTCGCCAATACGGCGTCGCTTTCATCGTGGAATCGCTTCGATGTCGGCGCACGTTACGCGACCAACCTGTTCCGCAAGAACACGACCTTCCGGGTCAGTGTGCTGAACGTGGCAAACAAGGCGTACTGGGAATCAGCCGCGACCTCGGGCCAGGGGTATTTGACGCAAGGCGCACCGCGCACGTTCTTGTTCTCGATGACGACGGACTTTTAAAGCAGGTTCGACATCGCGTTTCAAAGCGCCAGCGCAAACCTCCGCAAATGCAAACGGCCCGCTAATAGCGGGCCGCTGGAGTTCAAAGCGCTGCAACAACGTGATGTCGGGAGCTTCCATGCCGGATGGTTGTTTCAACCGAACCATCGGCCGTATATCTGCTGCTTACACGGTCATTGCACTTACTGGCGCTTGGTCGCCTCCTTCTTCAACTTCTTCGCCTCTTTCTTTTCCTTCGGCGACTTGAGGGCAACCTTTTTCTCGGTTTTCTTTGCGTCCTGGGCTTTACTCATGATGTGCTCCGTGGTTGACCTTAAATTTTGCCCGGGTTTTGCCCCAGGCTGGCTGTGAGCCTTTGTTAATCGATCCGTGAACGCAGTTCTTCCGCGCTCACAAGCAGCGCCTGATAGCCCGAGCGTGCATGCTCGGGCAAATCCGGATCGCCGACAAGCGTGCCCAGCGTCTCGATCACGCTGTACAGAATGCCTTTCGCAGCCTTGGCGGCCAGCACGCCCGACGAATACGAACTGTCGACGTGGTTGATGGCGGCATCGAAGTGATCCTGCTCGGGCCGTTCATTGACGTTGACTGACGGCGTGCCGCGATCTTCTGCCGGGTTGGGTTCCATGATGATCGACCTCTTTGGTTATTACTTGACTACCGGCACGTTACTTCCAGCCGCTCTCTACGATATCAGCCAATCTCAATCTGTAACGGGCTGAATGATGTGCACGCGACGTTCCAACGCAGGCTCGCGAACCGGCGCGCCGCATTCGGTCAGCAGCGACCGCAATTCGAGGATGACCGGAAACACCTCGTGATTATGATCGCCGCCTTGCCGGTCATGCGCTTCCTGTTCGCGCTCGACGATCCACCGGTCTTCCTTGAAGATACGCTCGGTGAACCACACCAGCAGCGGCCAGGCGGCATCGAGAATGCCCGGAATCTTCGGGCGGCGGATCGACAGCAAACCGAACGTGCGGTTCGTGCGCTGCTCGGCGTCGAGCGGCACATAGGCAATCCACAGATCCATCACCATGGTCTGGTCCTTGGTGCGGATCCTGAGCGTCTGGTACGGATATTCCGTACGGATCGTCATTACGTCCTTGTTATTGTCGTCGGGCTTCGTGCCGCGTTTCTGGCTGAAGACGAGCGCTTCGCCTATCGGCTGCTTGCCCTCTTCGCGCGCGAACGTGTAATTCACCTCCACCCAGTCTTCGCCACGACTGCGTCCGACTGAACGCGCCTTCATCTGGCCCATTTGCTTGCGATGCAGGAACTGATGGTTCATGTCCATCAGGTTCTCGTGCATGAAGGTGTAATGGCACTTCACCGCGCGGCCGAAGCGGCGGGTTTTATAGGCTTTGTCGCCGGCGGAACCGAGCGCCGGGAACGGCACGCTCTCAGCGAGCAGCGGATCGCCCGGGAAGATGAAGATCAGGCCGGCTTCTTCGCGGCACGGGTACGAGCGCACGCCGTTGGGCAGACGCTCGCGCCCGAGATAGGGCACGTCGATACACTTGCCCGAGCAGTCGTAAGTCCAGCCGTGGTAACAGCAGCGGATGGACTCGCCGTCGACCACGCCCGCATGCAACGGCACTTGCCGATGCGCGCAGCGGTCTTCCAGCGCGAACACCTTGTCGCTCTCGGTGCGCACCAGCACGACGGGGTCGCCGGCGAACTTGACGCCATGCGCCTTGCCGCGCTTGACTTCGCGCGACCACGCGACGGGATACCAGTGATCGGGGTGAATGTCGACACGGCGCAGATCACGCGGCGTTTTTTGAGGTTGTTCGGCGGGCGTGCCGCTCGTGACGGCTTCCTGCTGCAGCGCTACATGCATGTACGATGCCTCCGCTTGAGGGTATCGGCGAAAAATCGGCCCGATAGTGGCCGAAATTGGCGAAAAAATGTGTTGGGGAGTCGATGCAACCAACGGGTCTAACGCAGTCTACACGTGAGCGGCCCCTTGAGGCGCAAACGCCCACCCTTGAAAGTTCGGCGAAGGCGTGCGGGGCGGGCATCGGAGCAGAAAATTTTGCGGATTTTCCCCGATGGTTCCACCTAGATTCGCGCCCGCCTGAACACCAGGCTGAAATTGTTGGCGGGCATGGGCACGGCTTCTTCCATCACCAATCCCGCGCGGCGGCCCAGTTCCGACACGTCCTCCATGTTGCGCACGCCCCAATCCGGGTTGGTGGCGCGAAGCTGGGCATCGAAAGCTTCGTTCGATACCGCCGTGTGCGCGCCGTCGCGTTTGTAGGGTCCATAGAGGAACAGCACGCCGTCGTTCGTCAGACGTTCGGCCGCGCCACGGAACAGCGCTTCGGCCGCCGCCCACGGCGCGATATGGATCATGTTGATGCAGACGATCGCCGCGAGCGAATCCGGCACGGGCCACGGCGCGCGGCATACGTCCAGTGCGACGGGCGCGTTCAGGTTGGCGAGCGCGGCGTGGGCGCGCCATGCGCTGATGGAGGCGCGCGAGGCTTCGTCCGGGTCGCTCGGCTGCCAGGTGATCTCCGGCAGTGCGGCGGCAATGTGGACCGCGTGCTGTCCGGTGCCGCTCGCGATTTCGAGAACGATCCCGCTCTTCGGCAGTACACGCAAGAGGACATCGCGGATCACGTCGCGGTTGCGCGTGGCTGCCGGTGCAATACGGCGCAGGGGGTCGGGATTGTCGGAATGACTGGCGTTCAAAGATGCGTCTCCAGAGGAATTGGTGGCGAGCGTAAGCGCGCGGTTTGCGCGGGTCAAGAAAAGATCCGCAGCAACTCAGAACCATACGCCTCGGCTCACGCGCTCTCACGAGGCCCGAATCCTGCTACCTCGTGCGGCCCTCGATCAAATCTGTGTATCCTGACGCACTTGAGGCGCAGGACCGAATGCAGCACCGAATACCAGCACCCGAAACCCTGAGGAACGACCCGCCACGGGCCAGTGCATCGTGCCCGGCCGCCCGGTCCATCCCACTCCATGGAGCCTTTCATGCCAACCGATACCCCTTCCGGCGAGCAGAAGCCGAATCAAGAAACGATGAGCGAAGAACTCATCAACTTCGCGGCTGAAGTCTTCGATACCGCCCGCCGCGGCGACGCCCCCATGCTCGACGCGCTGCTGCACAAAGGCCTGCCGCCGAACATGCGCAACGACAAGGGCGACACCCTCGTGATGCTCGCGAGCTATCACGGCCATGCCGACGCCGTGCGCGTGCTGCTGCAACACAAAGCCGATCCGAACCTGCGCAACGACAACGGCCAGACACCGATTGCGGGCGCGGCGTTCAAGGGCTACAAGCCGGTCATCGAAGCATTGCTGGAGCATGGTGCGGACGTCGAGGGCGCATCGCCCGATGGCCGCACGGCGCTGATGATCGCGGCTATGTTCAATCGTGTGGAAATGGTCGAGTTCCTGATCGCGCACGGCGCAAATCCGGACGCAAAAGACGCAAACGGCTTTACCGCACGCGACGCTGCCGCGAAAATGGGCGCCCCCGACACCGTCGCGCGTCTCGCCCAGGCAACCGAAGCGAAGTCGCGGCCGCCGGGCGTCTGACTTTTCCGAACCAGCGTTTTACCGATAAACCCGCGCCATCGATCATTCTGATTGGCGGCGCACGACCCTTTTGAAGGCGATCCGGCAACATGGAGCTCTTGTGATGAGTGGCGGCTTCCCGCGGGGTGGCTTCCCGCTTCGAGCGTACGACTGGCACTGGCGCACGATGGCCAGGATGCTTGCCATCCTTATCGGGCTGGCGTTTGTCACGGTCATGTCCGGGTGCAGCCTGTTCCCGACACAGCCGGCGGCGCCGATCATCGATTTGTCGACGCCGCAGCCGGCGAGCGAGCCCGAAGCCGTCGAGCCGGAAGAAGAGCCTGCCTCCACACCGGTCGCCACGCAACCGCCGACCGAGCAAAGGGCGCCGCGTCCGAAGCCCAAGCGCCGCGTTGTCGTGCCGAAGAAAGCGCCGCCTCCGCCGCCTCCGCCCGTTGAAGAGAAAGTGCCGGCGCCTCCGCCGCCGCTGCTGACCACGCGCATCATGCAGCGCGAGCAGATCCACGGTCTCCTCGACAGCGAGATCCAGCGCGACGGCAAGATCGTCGGCCGCGCGGTCGACATGTACGTGGATGCCGCCGCCAAGCCGAAGCTCATGATCGTCAACCTGTCGGGTTTCCTCGGCGTGGGCGACCGCAAGGTCACGTTCCCGTGGAGCGCGTTCCGCTTCAACCCGGCGGACAAGAAAGCGCCCGTGACCTTTGTCATGCCGCAACCGGCGACAGGTAAATCGAAGGCGGAAGCGCCGGCGAAACCGGGTTCTGTCGCCGATGTCCCGCCGACCCTTGCCCAACTCGTCGATTCCAACGTCACGCAAAAGAGCGGCGCGCGCATGGGCCGGGTGGTCGACGTATTGATCGATTCGCAGGCGCAACCGCAGGCGCTCGTCATCGACCTTTCCGATTCCCTCGCCGGCGACAAACGGCAAGTCGCGGCCAACTGGCCGGACCTGCACGTGGTATCGCGCAACAAGGTGCTGCAATTGCAACTGGATTTCACCGATACACAGATCAAGGCCGCACCGACCTATTCGCCTGACCAGCCGATCAAGATCATCTCTCCCGTCGTGCCGCCGGCCGAACCGGCGGCGGCGTCGGAGCCCTCATCGGCATCGGCGGCGGTTGCGGTACCCGCTTCAACGTCCTCTGGACCGGTCGCGGCTGCATCCGCCGCTCGGCCCTCGAAACAATGAGGACGATCTGAAATATGGTTACTGCACGAAGTCTGCGCGCGCTTGACTGGCTGAACTTTTTCGTCGCGAATGTGCAGACCGGCTTTGGGCCGTTCATCGCTTCCTATCTCGCCGCGAACAAGTGGACGCAAGGCGAGATCGGGCTGATGCTGAGCGTCGGCACGATCAGCGCGATGGCAAGCCAGTTACCGGCCGGCGCGCTCGTCGATGCCTTGCGCAACAAGAAAGGCGCGGCTGCCGCTGCGATCATCGCGATCATCATCAGTGCGCTGCTGCTCGGCGCGAGTCCCACATTCGTCTCCGTCTTCGCGGCCGAAGTGCTGCACGGGTTCGCGAGCTGCATGCTCGTTCCCGCGATGGCCGCGATCTCGCTCGCCCTCGTCTCCCGCGCCGATCTAGGCACGCGGCTCGGGCGCAATGCGCGATGGGCGTCCATCGGCAGCGCGCTGACCGCGGCGTTGATGGGCGTGTTCGGGGAGTACCTGTCGCTGCGCTCGGTATTCTTCCTGACGGCTGCGCTCGCATTGCCGGCGCTGGTCGCGCTGAACATGATCCATCACGAGATGCCGCCGGTCGTACCACGCATGAAAAAAGCGGCGGCGAAGGCAGGATCGAATATCGCCGATGCACTCAGTTCAGCTAGCGGCGAACGCCCCGAAAGCCTGCGCGACTTGGTGCGCGATCCGCGATTGCTGACGTTCGCGGCGTGCGTGGTGCTGTTCCACTTGTCGAATGCGGCGATGCTGAATCTTGCCGCCGGCGAAGTGACCGCGCACATGGGCGACAACGTT includes:
- a CDS encoding sugar ABC transporter ATP-binding protein; this translates as MNATAEPDVSSPSASSAESLLRLNGVGKRFPGVIALQNVSFDVRAGEVHAICGENGAGKSTLMKIVSGQYRPDEGEIYLDGRVQHFASTLDAQAAGIAIIHQELNLIPHLSIAENIFLAREPKRGIFIDRARLAADSQAALDRIGLPLKPRTLVGSLSVAQQQMIEIAKALSLNARLLIMDEPTSSLTESETVHLFRIIKELRKSGVGIVYISHRLDELAEIADRVTVLRDGRTISTDDFAATTIEQVVSHMVGRDLDDVFPERKSQPTTEVLLSVNGLKRREVFGPVSFELRRGEILGFAGLMGSGRTEVARAVFGADPVDSGEVHLRGEKLSIHSPIDAIRNGIAYLSEDRKGNGLALQMTVAKNITLANVGAVSGAGGFIRFEEEGKVARKYIDALGIRTPSANQITRNLSGGNQQKVVISKWLFRESKILFFDEPTRGIDVGAKYAIYELMDRLAAQGIGVVLISSELPEIMGMTDRVAVFHEGEIAGVLETRKTNQEEIMHYASGRTTHA
- a CDS encoding FadR/GntR family transcriptional regulator, producing the protein MTSLVKPVETRRLYQSIADQINMLIRHGSFQAGARLPPERELAQQLGVSRPSLREALIALEIRGQVEIRMGSGVYVCEVGSETSPLTAMGESPTELMQARAAIEGSVIVLACTRLTSDGTAKLQKTVDVMRELIAAGRSPLEPDRQFHMTIADIAGNSVLTRLVGELFDGRNDPIAAKASVLSENITTWGVALSEHERILRTLEARDPIAAQAAIRSHLKASEERWVGDA
- a CDS encoding TonB-dependent receptor yields the protein MLPIKPQPLRVRPVSAAVRQVFFRAAMPLAMGLAGAAGIAHAQSDPTTDATDKTLPAVKVQGAAEALPGDFAPTYSGGQVARGASFGVLGDQKMIDVPFSMTTYTSKLIEDQQARTLADVLDNDPSVRSSLGFGNQSQVFVIRGFQLNGDDISLNGLYGITPRQLVATETLERVDVFKGANAFLSGASPTGSAIGGGVNLELKRAGDKPLTRVTVEGTASGELGTHVDVGRRFGSEGQFGVRVNSFVRDGETSVDDEHKRSTATSVSLDYRGDKLRLYGDFLYQRERANEARPTVNLSGTDILIPAVPSATHNYAQPWSFTALEDTVGIARAEYDFLPGWTAYVAGGVHHANEHGDYSSPNFNGDTGLTTAYRLGVPRKTDAFSTEGGVHGRFDTGPVSHFVTLGGSLTSIEDRSAFDFSGTFNTDLYNTPQVPRPGASPVGNFADPFVTDRALIRSVAVSDTLGFLHDRVLFTLGARRQELHQNNYATGTGDLTSSYNDSITTPILGLVIKPWENVAIFANRSEALAQGQAAPSTAVNFGTNLAPSRSKQYEVGVKYDTNHFGSTFSAYQIEEPTAYTNSDMVFAANGRERHRGLEASITGEPYKGVRLLAGASYIQAELLNTVGGLTDGNRPTGVPAFLFNLGAEYDLPMVPGLTFTARYLHTGKQYFDVANTASLSSWNRFDVGARYATNLFRKNTTFRVSVLNVANKAYWESAATSGQGYLTQGAPRTFLFSMTTDF
- a CDS encoding aromatic ring-hydroxylating oxygenase subunit alpha, which encodes MHVALQQEAVTSGTPAEQPQKTPRDLRRVDIHPDHWYPVAWSREVKRGKAHGVKFAGDPVVLVRTESDKVFALEDRCAHRQVPLHAGVVDGESIRCCYHGWTYDCSGKCIDVPYLGRERLPNGVRSYPCREEAGLIFIFPGDPLLAESVPFPALGSAGDKAYKTRRFGRAVKCHYTFMHENLMDMNHQFLHRKQMGQMKARSVGRSRGEDWVEVNYTFAREEGKQPIGEALVFSQKRGTKPDDNNKDVMTIRTEYPYQTLRIRTKDQTMVMDLWIAYVPLDAEQRTNRTFGLLSIRRPKIPGILDAAWPLLVWFTERIFKEDRWIVEREQEAHDRQGGDHNHEVFPVILELRSLLTECGAPVREPALERRVHIIQPVTD
- a CDS encoding DUF938 domain-containing protein yields the protein MRRIAPAATRNRDVIRDVLLRVLPKSGIVLEIASGTGQHAVHIAAALPEITWQPSDPDEASRASISAWRAHAALANLNAPVALDVCRAPWPVPDSLAAIVCINMIHIAPWAAAEALFRGAAERLTNDGVLFLYGPYKRDGAHTAVSNEAFDAQLRATNPDWGVRNMEDVSELGRRAGLVMEEAVPMPANNFSLVFRRARI
- a CDS encoding ankyrin repeat domain-containing protein, with amino-acid sequence MSEELINFAAEVFDTARRGDAPMLDALLHKGLPPNMRNDKGDTLVMLASYHGHADAVRVLLQHKADPNLRNDNGQTPIAGAAFKGYKPVIEALLEHGADVEGASPDGRTALMIAAMFNRVEMVEFLIAHGANPDAKDANGFTARDAAAKMGAPDTVARLAQATEAKSRPPGV
- a CDS encoding MFS transporter, encoding MVTARSLRALDWLNFFVANVQTGFGPFIASYLAANKWTQGEIGLMLSVGTISAMASQLPAGALVDALRNKKGAAAAAIIAIIISALLLGASPTFVSVFAAEVLHGFASCMLVPAMAAISLALVSRADLGTRLGRNARWASIGSALTAALMGVFGEYLSLRSVFFLTAALALPALVALNMIHHEMPPVVPRMKKAAAKAGSNIADALSSASGERPESLRDLVRDPRLLTFAACVVLFHLSNAAMLNLAAGEVTAHMGDNVQLVIAACIIVPQFIVAGLSPWVGRQAQTWGRRPVLILGFSALPLRALLFAAASSASSPYLLVPVQMLDGISAAVFGVMLPLIAADVAGGKGRYNLCIGFFGLAAGIGATLSTAIAGFVADKFGVNTSFFGLAAAGALAVALVWLAMPETRDAAANDEAAKNGKDKEATPAG